One Gossypium hirsutum isolate 1008001.06 chromosome A11, Gossypium_hirsutum_v2.1, whole genome shotgun sequence genomic window carries:
- the LOC107889289 gene encoding putative GPI-anchor transamidase isoform X1: METFINPKSLFHLLLLPCLLLYSSIAYNSSPVEAAMHTNNWAVLVCTSRFWFNYRHMANTLSLYRTVKRLGIPDERIILMLADDMACNTRNKYPAQVFNNENHRLNLYGDNVEVDYRGYEVTVENFLRVLTGRHETAVPRSKRLLSDEGSHILLYMTGHGGDEFLKFQDSEELQSHDLADAVKQMKEKHRFKELLIMVDTCQAATLFNQFQSPGVLAIGSSMKGENSYSHHLDSDVGVSVVDRFTYYTLAFFERLNIYDNASLSSLFSSYNPSLLMSTAYYRKDLYKRRLEEVPVTNFFGSVMETIHTDAAYKALSRRNSGRFEDEMSLDQSVHHIERRMLIKVNDGDEIHDINPELLQGEEGACKCPWSTFRNKFQKAENVDSLVNYGLVAMIPLLVISTWLVQ; this comes from the exons ATAAATCCCAAATCActttttcatttacttttattACCATGTTTGCTTCTCTACAGTTCGATTGCATACAATTCTTCTCCTGTCGAAGCCGCCATGCATACTAACAATTGGGCTGTCTTAGTTTGCACCTCTCGTTTCTG GTTTAACTATCGTCATATGGCGAACACTTTATCCTTGTATAG GACAGTTAAGCGACTAGGAATACCTGATGAGAGGATAATACTCATGCTTGCAGATGACATGGCCTGCAACACTAGAAACAAGTACCCTGCTCAAGTTTTCAACAATGAGAACCATAGACTCAACCTTTATGGAGATAATGTTGAG GTAGATTATCGAGGTTATGAAGTAACAGTGGAAAATTTTTTGCGTGTTTTAACTGGACGTCATGAGACTGCTGTTCCAAGATCAAAGCGGCTTTTGAGTGATGAAGGCAGTCACATTCTTCTATATATGACAGGGCATGGGGGAGATGAGTTTTTAAAGTTTCAAGACTCGGAGGAACTACAGAGTCATGATTTAGCTGATGCTGTGAAACAGATGAAAGAAAAGCACAG ATTTAAGGAATTGCTGATAATGGTGGACACTTGTCAAGCAGCCACTCTCTTTAATCAG TTTCAGTCCCCTGGCGTTTTGGCTATTGGAAGTAGCATGAAGGGAGAGAACTCGTACTCACATCACTTGGATTCTGAT GTTGGTGTATCAGTTGTGGACCGTTTCACCTATTATACCCTTGCTTTTTTTGAGAGGCTAAATATATATGACAATGCCTCATTGAGCAG TCTTTTCAGTTCTTACAATCCAAGTTTGTTGATGTCTACCGCATATTACCGCAAAGATCTATACAAGCGACGTTTGGAGGAG gtacCTGTTACGAACTTCTTTGGCTCGGTCATGGAAACGATACATACTGATGCAGCCTACAAAGCCCTTTCAAGGAGAAATTCTGGCAGGTTTGAAGACGAAATGTCTTTGGATCAGTCAGTGCACCACATTGAGAGAAGAATGTTGATAAAAGTAAATGATGGGGACGAAATTCACGACATTAACCCTGAG TTATTGCAGGGTGAAGAAGGTGCTTGTAAATGTCCATGGAGTACCTTCCGTAACAAGTTTCAAAAGGCTGAAAATGTTGATTCCTTAGTGAACTATGGCTTAGTAGCAATGATTCCTTTGTTGGTGATTTCGACATGGCTGGTTCAGTGA
- the LOC107889289 gene encoding putative GPI-anchor transamidase isoform X2, which produces METFINPKSLFHLLLLPCLLLYSSIAYNSSPVEAAMHTNNWAVLVCTSRFWFNYRHMANTLSLYRTVKRLGIPDERIILMLADDMACNTRNKYPAQVFNNENHRLNLYGDNVEVDYRGYEVTVENFLRVLTGRHETAVPRSKRLLSDEGSHILLYMTGHGGDEFLKFQDSEELQSHDLADAVKQMKEKHRFKELLIMVDTCQAATLFNQFQSPGVLAIGSSMKGENSYSHHLDSDVGVSVVDRFTYYTLAFFERLNIYDNASLSSLFSSYNPSLLMSTAYYRKDLYKRRLEEVPVTNFFGSVMETIHTDAAYKALSRRNSGRFEDEMSLDQSVHHIERRMLIKVNDGDEIHDINPEGEEGACKCPWSTFRNKFQKAENVDSLVNYGLVAMIPLLVISTWLVQ; this is translated from the exons ATAAATCCCAAATCActttttcatttacttttattACCATGTTTGCTTCTCTACAGTTCGATTGCATACAATTCTTCTCCTGTCGAAGCCGCCATGCATACTAACAATTGGGCTGTCTTAGTTTGCACCTCTCGTTTCTG GTTTAACTATCGTCATATGGCGAACACTTTATCCTTGTATAG GACAGTTAAGCGACTAGGAATACCTGATGAGAGGATAATACTCATGCTTGCAGATGACATGGCCTGCAACACTAGAAACAAGTACCCTGCTCAAGTTTTCAACAATGAGAACCATAGACTCAACCTTTATGGAGATAATGTTGAG GTAGATTATCGAGGTTATGAAGTAACAGTGGAAAATTTTTTGCGTGTTTTAACTGGACGTCATGAGACTGCTGTTCCAAGATCAAAGCGGCTTTTGAGTGATGAAGGCAGTCACATTCTTCTATATATGACAGGGCATGGGGGAGATGAGTTTTTAAAGTTTCAAGACTCGGAGGAACTACAGAGTCATGATTTAGCTGATGCTGTGAAACAGATGAAAGAAAAGCACAG ATTTAAGGAATTGCTGATAATGGTGGACACTTGTCAAGCAGCCACTCTCTTTAATCAG TTTCAGTCCCCTGGCGTTTTGGCTATTGGAAGTAGCATGAAGGGAGAGAACTCGTACTCACATCACTTGGATTCTGAT GTTGGTGTATCAGTTGTGGACCGTTTCACCTATTATACCCTTGCTTTTTTTGAGAGGCTAAATATATATGACAATGCCTCATTGAGCAG TCTTTTCAGTTCTTACAATCCAAGTTTGTTGATGTCTACCGCATATTACCGCAAAGATCTATACAAGCGACGTTTGGAGGAG gtacCTGTTACGAACTTCTTTGGCTCGGTCATGGAAACGATACATACTGATGCAGCCTACAAAGCCCTTTCAAGGAGAAATTCTGGCAGGTTTGAAGACGAAATGTCTTTGGATCAGTCAGTGCACCACATTGAGAGAAGAATGTTGATAAAAGTAAATGATGGGGACGAAATTCACGACATTAACCCTGAG GGTGAAGAAGGTGCTTGTAAATGTCCATGGAGTACCTTCCGTAACAAGTTTCAAAAGGCTGAAAATGTTGATTCCTTAGTGAACTATGGCTTAGTAGCAATGATTCCTTTGTTGGTGATTTCGACATGGCTGGTTCAGTGA